A DNA window from Luteolibacter luteus contains the following coding sequences:
- a CDS encoding SGNH/GDSL hydrolase family protein, with amino-acid sequence MHRFLLSLALISTLNGQVPHLLNYQGRITAAGVNWDGAGQFKFALVNEGGTQAYWMNSPDLSPADGEPDSPLTLQVNKGLYSVALGDTAIPGMAAIPPSVFANAPVYLRVWFNDNVHGWERLAPDQRFAAVAYAMMAEGVPDGSITTAKLAAGAVTSDRIAPGAITGDRIAPGAITADLIAEGAITAESIGAETPESAQARVDALGASMAGGMNALKAMLGEGRRDAAIHVISDSTNANGAWSQYVAKSIGALYPKYTVKTTSWIPAGANWTPPVTVQTGTADGGSERRWEFPPATTFTPINYGTDYPMPSGDVDIRVRVRIDNASAVSNTLFSKWSEPNGRSFFLAQESAANSRKLLLSYSVDGSAIFNIQSSVGLGENGISDGTPYWARVTVDIDNGSGGKAFNFYTSLDGATWTPLGSTITSAATGIQPLSNSINSCSLGGTNGTAKLVGAVYAAELRAGINGPVVHPMNLDAWFFNEGPVNLVGAPQLWVTNAAYSGASVDTFLALPDSYYCRNHSPQIILVSLSHNSLRETGNRFITKMKTLVSKIRGVYGDIPRIIFLTQNPQIRIPYWVDPNGLHEDARVAHRAQFMAWASGAGYGVIDTWAAFENDPRPLEYLVGTNTWSNLPITGWSSNGTTVTVNVGDMQYLGDPALSRLAILDAKHPDGSSSRFNGAYPMTGRSPNTAGPGWVQFSSTLTDPIMPGVGTVGPCDGVHPSIPGYKLWAEVIMSAFRRGVP; translated from the coding sequence ATGCACCGCTTTCTTCTGAGCTTGGCGCTCATCTCGACCCTGAACGGCCAAGTTCCGCATTTGCTCAACTACCAAGGGCGCATCACGGCTGCAGGCGTGAACTGGGATGGGGCGGGACAGTTTAAATTCGCCCTCGTGAACGAAGGGGGAACCCAGGCCTATTGGATGAATTCGCCGGATCTTTCTCCCGCGGATGGCGAGCCTGATTCTCCACTCACCTTGCAGGTTAACAAGGGACTCTATTCGGTGGCTTTGGGCGATACTGCGATTCCAGGCATGGCGGCGATTCCGCCTTCGGTCTTCGCCAATGCTCCGGTTTATCTACGGGTGTGGTTCAATGACAATGTCCATGGCTGGGAGCGCTTGGCGCCGGATCAGCGCTTCGCCGCAGTGGCCTATGCCATGATGGCGGAAGGCGTGCCGGATGGATCCATCACCACGGCGAAGCTGGCTGCCGGTGCGGTGACGTCGGATCGCATCGCTCCGGGTGCCATCACGGGCGACCGGATTGCCCCCGGAGCCATCACCGCCGATCTCATTGCAGAGGGGGCGATCACCGCGGAGTCGATCGGCGCGGAAACCCCGGAGTCAGCTCAGGCACGGGTCGATGCTCTGGGTGCCTCGATGGCAGGTGGGATGAATGCCTTGAAGGCGATGCTTGGCGAGGGCCGGCGCGATGCCGCCATCCACGTCATCAGCGACTCCACAAATGCGAATGGCGCGTGGTCGCAATACGTCGCCAAGTCGATTGGAGCTCTCTATCCGAAATACACGGTTAAAACCACCAGCTGGATTCCCGCGGGCGCAAATTGGACTCCACCGGTGACCGTGCAAACCGGCACGGCAGATGGCGGGTCGGAGCGACGGTGGGAATTCCCACCCGCCACGACGTTTACCCCGATCAATTACGGGACGGATTATCCCATGCCTTCTGGCGACGTGGACATCCGTGTCCGTGTGAGAATCGACAATGCTTCGGCAGTCTCAAACACGCTTTTTTCGAAATGGTCCGAGCCGAACGGAAGAAGTTTCTTCCTGGCTCAGGAATCCGCCGCCAACTCCCGCAAGCTCCTCTTGTCTTACTCGGTAGATGGCAGCGCTATTTTCAATATCCAATCATCGGTTGGGCTGGGTGAAAACGGGATCAGCGATGGAACTCCCTATTGGGCCCGGGTCACTGTGGATATCGACAACGGCAGTGGCGGGAAAGCCTTCAATTTCTATACCTCGCTCGATGGTGCGACTTGGACCCCTCTAGGCAGCACCATCACGTCCGCAGCCACCGGCATCCAGCCATTGTCCAACTCGATTAACAGCTGTTCGCTTGGTGGCACGAACGGCACGGCGAAACTGGTGGGCGCGGTGTATGCCGCGGAACTGCGCGCTGGCATCAATGGGCCGGTGGTTCATCCCATGAATCTCGACGCATGGTTCTTCAACGAAGGCCCGGTGAATCTCGTGGGCGCTCCTCAGCTCTGGGTCACCAATGCGGCTTACTCAGGTGCCAGCGTGGATACCTTCCTTGCCCTGCCCGACTCCTATTACTGCCGGAATCATAGTCCGCAGATCATTCTGGTCTCCCTTTCCCACAATAGTCTCCGCGAGACAGGAAACCGCTTCATCACGAAGATGAAGACCCTCGTCTCGAAGATTCGCGGTGTTTATGGTGACATTCCCCGGATCATCTTTTTGACGCAGAATCCCCAAATCCGCATTCCCTACTGGGTCGATCCCAATGGTCTGCATGAGGATGCCCGTGTCGCCCACCGTGCCCAGTTCATGGCTTGGGCCAGCGGTGCCGGATACGGGGTGATCGATACTTGGGCTGCTTTCGAGAATGACCCGCGTCCCTTGGAATACCTGGTGGGGACCAATACTTGGTCGAACCTCCCGATCACCGGCTGGAGTTCGAATGGTACTACCGTCACCGTCAATGTCGGTGACATGCAATACCTCGGTGATCCTGCACTTTCGCGTCTCGCCATTCTCGATGCCAAGCATCCCGACGGTAGCTCCAGCCGCTTCAATGGGGCCTACCCAATGACGGGAAGGAGTCCAAATACCGCGGGGCCAGGTTGGGTTCAGTTTTCCAGCACCCTCACGGACCCGATCATGCCGGGGGTAGGCACCGTGGGACCTTGCGATGGCGTTCACCCCTCGATTCCAGGATACAAGCTGTGGGCAGAGGTGATCATGTCTGCATTCAGGCGCGGGGTGCCGTGA
- the mgtE gene encoding magnesium transporter: protein MGTAFSIRKAMDKEFVKDRLAELLADRNFVSIRAVFAGLAPADTAEVIAEFESAEKVALFRLLPGELATEIFGYFPLEVQEALLRAMGDEGAAALLEDMSSDDRTALLEELPTPVCARLVEALSPEERAIALRLLDYPEESIGRLMTSEYLTLRDEWTAAEVLEHIRKHGRDRETLNVLYVVDSHGKLLDDLRIREVLLCPLETKVRDLRNGVMISLNATDDRETAVAAFRKHHRTVLPVVDRQGGLVGIVTGDDILGVAEEEATEDIQKLGGVEQLDEPYLDISLGRLIRKRAVWLVILFVGEMLTATAMGHYENEIERAAVLAIFVPLIISSGGNSGSQAASLIIRAMAIGEVGLREWWRVMRREILCGLALGLILGVIGVIRISVWSTFSDIYGPHWPLLAATVGVSLVGVVLWGSLSGSMLPFLLRRFGLDPATSSAPFVATLVDVTGLVIYFAAAQAILRGTLL from the coding sequence ATGGGAACGGCGTTCTCGATCCGGAAGGCCATGGACAAGGAATTCGTGAAAGATCGGCTGGCCGAGCTTCTTGCCGACAGGAACTTTGTCAGCATCCGTGCCGTCTTTGCCGGCTTGGCCCCCGCCGATACCGCGGAAGTCATCGCGGAATTCGAGTCCGCCGAAAAGGTGGCCCTTTTCCGCCTACTCCCCGGCGAGTTGGCGACGGAGATCTTTGGATATTTTCCGCTGGAGGTTCAGGAAGCACTGCTCCGTGCCATGGGCGACGAAGGGGCCGCGGCCTTGCTCGAAGACATGTCTTCGGACGATCGCACCGCCTTGTTGGAGGAACTGCCCACCCCCGTGTGCGCCCGCTTGGTCGAGGCGCTGTCTCCGGAGGAGCGCGCCATCGCCCTGCGGCTGCTGGACTATCCGGAAGAAAGCATCGGCCGGCTGATGACCTCCGAATATCTTACGCTGCGCGATGAATGGACCGCGGCGGAGGTGCTCGAGCACATTCGCAAACATGGCCGCGATCGGGAAACGCTGAATGTCCTCTACGTCGTCGACTCGCATGGCAAGCTGTTGGACGATCTCCGGATCCGGGAGGTGCTGCTCTGTCCGCTGGAGACAAAGGTGCGCGATCTCCGGAATGGCGTGATGATTTCCCTGAATGCCACCGACGACCGGGAGACCGCGGTGGCGGCCTTCCGCAAGCATCACCGCACCGTGCTACCGGTCGTGGATCGCCAGGGAGGCTTGGTGGGTATCGTCACCGGCGACGACATCCTCGGCGTGGCGGAAGAAGAAGCCACCGAGGACATCCAGAAGCTCGGCGGTGTCGAGCAACTGGATGAGCCCTATCTGGACATCTCGCTCGGCAGGCTCATTCGCAAGCGGGCGGTATGGCTGGTGATCCTTTTCGTCGGCGAGATGCTCACCGCGACCGCGATGGGTCACTACGAAAACGAGATCGAGCGCGCCGCGGTTCTGGCCATCTTCGTCCCGCTCATCATTTCCAGCGGCGGCAATAGCGGCTCGCAAGCGGCATCCCTGATCATCCGCGCCATGGCGATCGGAGAAGTGGGGCTCCGCGAATGGTGGCGCGTGATGCGCCGTGAGATCCTCTGCGGTCTCGCGCTGGGTCTGATCCTTGGCGTGATCGGCGTCATCCGGATTTCGGTCTGGAGCACCTTTTCCGACATCTACGGCCCGCACTGGCCCCTGCTCGCGGCCACAGTGGGCGTGTCTCTCGTCGGAGTCGTGCTCTGGGGCAGTCTCTCGGGATCGATGTTGCCCTTCCTGCTCCGGCGTTTTGGTCTCGATCCGGCAACCTCCTCAGCGCCTTTCGTGGCGACGCTGGTGGACGTCACCGGCCTCGTAATCTACTTCGCGGCGGCGCAGGCTATCCTCCGTGGGACCCTGCTTTAA
- a CDS encoding KamA family radical SAM protein has protein sequence MGQHTDLDPAFRSHAPGYWPAEAMTDWHDATWQLKNRVSSLSALEARIHLTDEERAGVLLAGNKLAMSITPHFFNLIDPDDPDCPIRRQVIPRLEEGWDAPEEMADPCGEDSHMPVPGLVHRYPDRVLFLVTDRCASYCRYCTRSRVVSGVGEQHLETQWEAAFKYLEEHTEVRDVLLSGGDPLLFSDAKLEKILSRLRAIPHIQFLRIGSRIPIFLPQRITPELCAMLKKYHPLFISVHTNHPRELTLEVKEALGRLADAGIPLGNQSVLLKGVNDSVEVQKALVHKLLMCRVRPYYLYQCDLIRGSSHLRTSVSKGLEIIEGLRGHTTGYAIPQFVIDGPGGGGKIPLNPNYVVHRDHEKTVLRNYEGEIFEYPEPTRIPSQEIARLKDCATGTTCGK, from the coding sequence ATGGGCCAACACACCGACCTCGACCCCGCCTTCCGTTCGCATGCACCAGGCTACTGGCCCGCGGAGGCGATGACCGATTGGCATGACGCCACCTGGCAGCTCAAGAACCGCGTTTCCTCGCTGTCCGCCCTTGAAGCCCGCATCCACCTCACCGATGAGGAGAGAGCCGGAGTCCTGCTCGCCGGCAACAAGCTGGCGATGTCCATCACGCCGCATTTCTTTAATTTGATCGATCCGGACGATCCGGATTGCCCGATTCGCCGCCAGGTCATCCCACGTCTCGAAGAAGGCTGGGACGCGCCTGAAGAAATGGCGGACCCTTGTGGCGAAGATTCCCACATGCCGGTGCCGGGGCTCGTCCACCGCTATCCGGACCGGGTACTCTTCCTCGTCACAGACCGCTGTGCATCCTACTGCCGCTACTGCACCCGCTCCCGCGTGGTGTCCGGCGTGGGCGAGCAGCATTTGGAGACGCAATGGGAGGCCGCCTTCAAATACCTCGAAGAACACACCGAGGTCCGCGACGTGCTGCTTTCCGGCGGGGATCCCCTGCTCTTCTCCGATGCGAAGCTGGAGAAGATCCTCAGCCGCTTGCGCGCGATCCCGCATATCCAATTCCTGCGGATCGGCTCGCGCATTCCGATTTTCCTGCCCCAGCGGATCACTCCGGAGCTGTGCGCGATGCTGAAGAAGTATCATCCGCTCTTCATTTCCGTTCACACCAATCACCCGCGCGAGCTCACGCTGGAGGTGAAGGAAGCGCTCGGTCGCCTCGCCGATGCCGGCATCCCGCTGGGCAACCAGAGCGTGCTGCTGAAGGGAGTGAACGATTCCGTGGAAGTACAAAAGGCGCTCGTCCACAAGCTCCTGATGTGCCGCGTGCGCCCCTACTATCTCTATCAGTGCGATCTTATCCGCGGCTCCTCGCATCTCCGCACTTCGGTGTCGAAGGGTCTGGAAATCATCGAGGGCCTGCGCGGCCACACCACCGGCTACGCCATCCCGCAATTCGTCATCGATGGCCCGGGCGGCGGTGGCAAGATCCCGCTCAATCCGAATTACGTGGTCCATCGCGATCACGAGAAAACCGTGCTGCGCAACTACGAGGGCGAGATCTTCGAGTATCCGGAACCGACGCGGATCCCCAGCCAGGAAATCGCCCGTCTGAAGGACTGCGCCACCGGCACGACCTGCGGGAAGTAA
- a CDS encoding discoidin domain-containing protein codes for MSKRACLMMMGMGALPLAVAAEAPKNLYSPYSHVTNITEGLSWPKGQAVPTFATPAEKLDTITMQDLSKDEQLTFSALQGRVNRKQPRILLVDNRAGEGAFTWADTCGFSQRELYPRERRYELAAKYAKEIDGVVLYDSTLSPHYRNLAGTVASQMNAVPANRAIFEELNKNGANLKVVEDLTALKFTKPLEIYGHMLEKYWPKSEKRLIVSAKPHDEGGGGDYHHTRDIAAATGAAVVWLDTRVPEERDLLRKFFKDMKAGEAIALGWYATERTGITTASEFGIGTMPADFLVSPTTYAGTDHTIRIPAVPKKPELENKVYVAIFISDGDNLQYTQHAMRQNWDRIGADRGKIALNWTIAPGLVDVAPAYMNYYYGSATLKDCFVTGPSGMGYMMPTNTLDEPGAPVGESLKDPAMMDGYTRLTETYLQRSGLRVITIWDEASPALRQAYERNCRHLYGATVQNFKDMPSVASSVEDGRVRFDKLEIPYGSSREHLGGSLHRQIKRWDGKGPHFVSYQVDVWGQLRVHHLIELNEELQKEFPGKVEFVRADHYFNLFNEANGLPHSLTMSASAKVSSSAPSEKVEQAMDGTPTTLWSAAVPGKQSLSFDLGGSYKVRRCVIHHAGDNGMAPKENTKDFAVQVSTDGKDWKTVQLIKGNKDNVTDLEFPAVPATKVRVLIDKPGEDGTARIADVEIFGVK; via the coding sequence ATGTCGAAGAGAGCTTGCTTGATGATGATGGGGATGGGCGCGCTGCCACTCGCGGTCGCGGCGGAGGCACCGAAGAACCTCTACAGCCCCTACAGCCACGTCACGAATATCACGGAGGGCCTCTCATGGCCGAAGGGGCAGGCGGTTCCGACCTTCGCCACCCCGGCGGAAAAGCTCGATACCATCACCATGCAAGATCTCTCGAAGGACGAGCAACTCACCTTCTCCGCCCTCCAAGGCCGGGTAAACCGGAAGCAACCGCGCATCCTTCTCGTCGACAATCGCGCCGGGGAAGGCGCTTTTACCTGGGCGGATACCTGCGGCTTTTCCCAGCGCGAACTCTACCCGCGCGAGCGCCGCTACGAGCTGGCCGCGAAGTATGCGAAGGAGATCGATGGCGTGGTCCTCTACGATTCCACACTGAGCCCGCACTACCGGAATCTCGCCGGGACGGTGGCTTCGCAGATGAATGCGGTCCCGGCGAATCGCGCGATTTTCGAGGAGCTGAACAAGAACGGCGCGAATCTGAAGGTCGTGGAAGATCTCACCGCGCTGAAGTTCACCAAGCCGCTGGAGATCTACGGCCACATGCTGGAGAAGTATTGGCCGAAGTCCGAGAAGCGTCTGATCGTCAGCGCGAAGCCTCATGACGAGGGAGGCGGTGGCGATTATCATCACACCCGCGACATCGCGGCAGCCACCGGCGCCGCCGTCGTCTGGCTGGATACCCGCGTGCCGGAAGAGCGGGATCTCCTGCGGAAGTTTTTCAAGGACATGAAGGCGGGCGAGGCGATCGCGCTCGGCTGGTACGCCACGGAACGCACCGGCATCACCACGGCCTCGGAATTCGGCATCGGCACGATGCCCGCGGATTTCCTCGTCAGTCCCACGACTTATGCGGGCACGGATCACACGATCCGCATCCCGGCGGTGCCAAAGAAGCCGGAGCTGGAGAACAAGGTCTACGTGGCCATCTTCATCAGCGATGGCGATAACCTGCAGTACACCCAGCACGCCATGCGGCAGAACTGGGATCGCATCGGTGCGGACCGGGGGAAGATCGCGCTGAATTGGACCATTGCGCCCGGCCTGGTGGACGTGGCTCCGGCCTACATGAATTACTACTATGGTTCTGCGACTTTGAAGGATTGCTTCGTCACCGGTCCATCCGGGATGGGCTACATGATGCCCACGAACACCCTCGATGAGCCTGGCGCTCCGGTGGGGGAATCGCTGAAGGACCCGGCGATGATGGATGGCTACACGCGCCTGACGGAGACCTATCTCCAGCGCTCCGGCTTGCGGGTGATCACGATCTGGGATGAGGCCTCACCGGCGCTGCGCCAGGCCTATGAGCGGAATTGCCGCCACCTCTACGGAGCCACCGTGCAGAATTTCAAGGACATGCCCTCCGTCGCGAGCAGCGTGGAGGACGGGCGCGTGCGCTTCGACAAGCTGGAGATCCCCTATGGAAGTTCCCGCGAGCATCTCGGGGGATCGTTGCATCGCCAGATCAAGCGCTGGGATGGCAAGGGCCCGCACTTCGTGTCCTATCAGGTGGATGTCTGGGGGCAGCTGCGCGTGCATCATCTGATCGAGCTGAATGAGGAACTGCAGAAGGAATTCCCCGGGAAGGTGGAGTTCGTGCGGGCGGATCATTATTTCAATCTCTTCAATGAGGCGAATGGCCTGCCTCACAGCCTGACGATGTCCGCTTCGGCAAAGGTCAGCAGCAGTGCGCCTTCCGAGAAAGTGGAGCAGGCAATGGACGGCACCCCGACCACCCTGTGGAGCGCTGCCGTCCCGGGGAAACAATCGCTGAGCTTTGACCTGGGCGGCAGCTACAAGGTGAGGCGCTGCGTCATCCACCATGCCGGCGACAATGGCATGGCCCCGAAGGAGAATACAAAGGACTTCGCCGTGCAGGTCAGCACGGATGGGAAGGATTGGAAGACCGTCCAGCTTATCAAGGGGAACAAGGACAACGTCACCGATCTCGAATTTCCTGCCGTCCCGGCAACGAAAGTCAGGGTCCTCATCGACAAGCCTGGCGAAGATGGCACCGCCCGCATTGCGGACGTGGAAATCTTCGGCGTGAAGTGA
- a CDS encoding RNA polymerase sigma factor, with translation MELSDRELLDRFVTNRDEAAFRMLVERHLAVVHGVARRVTANGELARDVAQNAFVRLARRAALIPRDLSLSAWLHRVTHHLAIDMVRGEERRKKRESATHAAAAMDSDPTPPPDWSALAPVVDSLVNRLPAADRDLVLLRFYRNEPHAAIARQLGLSEAAAKKRATRALEKLRALLAKQGIATSAVALAALLPAHAAPPVSGSMILSVSAAAKGILPAAPQGLNLHLAMTTAQKTAVAAAALVFLGSLGYAIRSSPPLPPAGIALASASGAAAGDAKAAARRERGSGLSAEERLEKLRQIMAIPGKLERPRQFLEFIDTLSSKEIAETAGQLQQLKVADSTAEFTMLLEAWTKVDPLGALAWSMETTKGGPHAVILSTWGEFDPEAAVDWVLQNVPQPFTDDTKRSALLSVVGGIAARDPAAAVKALDHVPEEKMRTQSLLFLASSMDGSGKVAELLDAVKPGPMCSALAAWSTTGLVLDGRGDKAIELLLADEGARKIEPLGNLFSLWYYEAPDAALASLEKVPEGPFRDEAAATLCLRAGSERPELSMDLLKRYPGMKSDKLLAQLADEIPVPHALDEMLFEMSDTKLRDEAQIMRLKLWKRWGGEEVRKWMDSHDLSPAVREAVLTAQDKAE, from the coding sequence ATGGAATTATCCGACCGGGAGTTGCTCGACCGCTTTGTCACGAACCGTGACGAGGCTGCTTTCCGGATGCTGGTGGAGCGCCACCTGGCAGTGGTTCATGGAGTTGCCCGCCGGGTCACGGCGAATGGAGAACTGGCACGGGATGTCGCCCAGAATGCCTTCGTTCGTCTGGCCCGGCGGGCCGCCCTGATCCCGCGGGACCTTTCCCTTTCCGCATGGCTCCACCGCGTGACCCATCATCTGGCGATCGACATGGTTCGCGGGGAGGAACGCCGGAAGAAGCGGGAGTCCGCTACCCACGCCGCTGCCGCCATGGACTCCGATCCCACGCCGCCACCCGATTGGTCGGCGCTGGCTCCTGTTGTCGATTCCCTCGTCAACCGATTGCCCGCGGCCGATCGCGATCTCGTCCTGCTCCGCTTCTACCGGAATGAACCTCATGCCGCGATCGCCCGGCAACTCGGCCTCAGCGAGGCCGCGGCGAAGAAGCGTGCCACCCGTGCCTTGGAAAAGCTCCGCGCGCTGCTCGCCAAGCAGGGCATCGCCACCTCCGCGGTCGCGCTCGCCGCGCTACTGCCCGCGCATGCCGCACCGCCGGTATCGGGATCGATGATCCTCTCCGTGAGTGCCGCGGCGAAGGGAATCCTTCCCGCCGCCCCTCAGGGCCTGAACCTCCATCTTGCCATGACCACCGCGCAAAAGACCGCTGTCGCCGCTGCGGCCCTCGTCTTCCTCGGATCGCTGGGCTACGCCATCCGTAGTAGTCCACCGCTTCCACCAGCAGGGATCGCGCTTGCCTCCGCATCCGGCGCCGCCGCGGGTGATGCCAAGGCCGCCGCCCGCCGAGAACGCGGCAGCGGCCTCAGCGCGGAGGAGCGATTGGAAAAGCTCCGCCAGATCATGGCCATCCCCGGGAAACTGGAACGCCCGCGGCAGTTCCTGGAATTCATCGATACGCTTTCGTCCAAGGAGATCGCAGAGACCGCGGGCCAGCTCCAGCAATTGAAGGTCGCCGATTCAACAGCGGAGTTCACGATGCTCCTGGAAGCGTGGACAAAGGTAGATCCCTTGGGGGCGCTGGCGTGGTCGATGGAGACGACGAAAGGAGGGCCACACGCCGTGATCCTTTCCACCTGGGGAGAATTCGATCCGGAAGCCGCGGTCGATTGGGTGCTGCAAAATGTGCCGCAGCCCTTCACCGATGACACCAAGCGGAGCGCGCTGTTGTCGGTGGTCGGTGGCATAGCGGCAAGGGATCCCGCGGCCGCGGTGAAGGCGCTGGACCACGTGCCCGAGGAAAAGATGCGGACCCAATCCCTGCTTTTCCTGGCCAGTAGCATGGATGGTTCAGGTAAGGTCGCAGAGCTGTTGGACGCCGTAAAGCCGGGGCCGATGTGCAGCGCCTTGGCGGCGTGGTCCACCACCGGGCTGGTACTCGATGGCCGGGGCGATAAGGCGATCGAGTTGCTCCTCGCCGATGAAGGGGCCCGGAAGATCGAGCCTCTCGGGAATCTCTTCTCCCTTTGGTATTACGAAGCACCGGACGCCGCTCTGGCGAGTCTGGAGAAGGTGCCTGAGGGACCTTTCCGCGATGAGGCCGCGGCGACCCTGTGCCTCCGGGCAGGCAGTGAGCGGCCGGAGCTGAGCATGGACCTGCTCAAGCGCTACCCCGGGATGAAGAGCGACAAGCTCCTCGCTCAATTGGCGGACGAGATTCCGGTGCCCCATGCGCTCGATGAGATGCTCTTTGAAATGAGTGATACCAAGCTGCGGGATGAGGCCCAGATCATGCGCCTGAAACTCTGGAAGCGGTGGGGCGGGGAGGAGGTCCGCAAGTGGATGGACAGCCACGACCTTTCGCCCGCTGTCCGGGAGGCAGTTCTAACAGCACAAGACAAAGCGGAATAA
- a CDS encoding Hsp20/alpha crystallin family protein, with product MRILTHWNPLRDVQEFQNRVFHALQTAPAQGEGQCKPTAVADWVPVVDVVEDEKEFLITAELPEVTKENVRVTVDKGQLTLSGERKFEKEENGKKYHRVERAYGQFSRSFKLPDTVDAEKVEAEFKDGLLRIHLAKVEKSGPRQIEVKAE from the coding sequence ATGAGAATACTGACCCATTGGAATCCGCTTCGCGACGTCCAGGAATTTCAGAACCGCGTCTTTCACGCGCTTCAGACCGCTCCTGCGCAGGGCGAGGGGCAATGCAAGCCTACTGCTGTTGCCGACTGGGTGCCGGTCGTGGACGTCGTGGAGGATGAGAAGGAATTCCTCATCACCGCGGAGCTTCCCGAGGTCACCAAGGAAAATGTCCGCGTCACCGTCGACAAGGGTCAGCTGACTCTGAGCGGGGAACGGAAATTCGAGAAGGAGGAGAACGGGAAGAAGTATCACCGCGTGGAGCGCGCCTACGGGCAGTTCTCCCGAAGCTTCAAGCTCCCCGACACGGTCGATGCCGAGAAGGTGGAGGCTGAGTTCAAGGATGGTCTGCTCCGCATCCATCTCGCGAAGGTGGAGAAATCCGGTCCGCGCCAGATTGAGGTGAAGGCCGAATAA
- a CDS encoding RNA polymerase sigma factor produces MSGSDTHATVEAVVRDSYSRLVAYLAARSRDVAAAEDALGDALVAALKRWPDEGIPQKPEAWLLHVARHRLIDAARRSQVRQASQELLQVAAESAEAVLDSPEPFPDERLKLLFVCAHPAIDPAARTPLMLQVVLGVDAARIASAFLVSPAAMSQRLVRAKNKIREAGIPFRAPEPPEWKDRLSFVLDAIYAAYTSGWESVTDPGSTQHALARDAILLGRMLLKLVPEEPEVLGLLALMLHCEARREARYDGEGRFVPLDRQAPERWSGAMIEEAEQLLRRASSARSIGRYQLEAAIQSIHANRLPDGGIDWPQILLLYEGLIHFAPGIGSMVGRAVAMAQSGDAAAGLAALDSIPEDRIGNYQPYWATRAHLLALLDRGQEAREGFQRAAALTDDQALREHLMQRADSCWK; encoded by the coding sequence ATGAGCGGCAGCGACACCCATGCCACGGTCGAAGCGGTCGTGCGCGATTCCTACAGCCGGCTGGTCGCGTATCTCGCGGCCCGCTCGCGGGATGTCGCCGCGGCAGAGGACGCCTTGGGAGACGCCTTGGTCGCAGCGCTCAAGCGTTGGCCAGACGAAGGCATTCCGCAAAAGCCGGAGGCATGGTTGTTGCACGTCGCCCGTCATCGGCTCATCGATGCCGCGCGACGCAGCCAGGTGAGGCAAGCTTCGCAGGAGCTCCTCCAAGTCGCGGCGGAAAGCGCGGAGGCAGTGCTTGATTCGCCGGAGCCCTTTCCCGATGAGCGGCTAAAGCTGCTCTTTGTCTGCGCTCACCCGGCGATTGATCCCGCGGCGCGAACGCCGCTGATGCTCCAGGTGGTGCTCGGCGTGGACGCCGCGCGCATTGCTTCCGCCTTCCTCGTTTCGCCAGCCGCGATGAGCCAGCGCTTGGTGCGGGCGAAGAACAAGATCCGCGAAGCAGGCATCCCGTTCCGCGCTCCCGAGCCTCCGGAATGGAAGGATCGGCTCTCCTTCGTCCTCGATGCCATCTATGCGGCCTATACGAGCGGCTGGGAAAGCGTAACTGATCCGGGCTCAACCCAGCACGCCTTGGCGCGCGATGCGATCTTGTTAGGCCGAATGCTCCTGAAGCTTGTCCCCGAGGAACCGGAAGTCCTCGGCCTGCTGGCCCTGATGCTCCATTGCGAGGCCCGGCGCGAAGCCCGATATGACGGCGAGGGACGCTTCGTGCCACTGGACCGTCAGGCGCCGGAACGATGGTCCGGTGCGATGATCGAGGAAGCGGAACAGCTGCTACGCCGGGCCTCCAGCGCGAGATCGATCGGCCGCTATCAACTGGAAGCCGCGATCCAATCGATCCATGCGAACCGCCTGCCGGACGGTGGCATCGACTGGCCCCAGATCCTTCTGCTCTACGAGGGATTGATCCATTTCGCACCGGGCATCGGCTCCATGGTCGGCCGCGCCGTGGCCATGGCACAGAGTGGCGATGCCGCGGCGGGCTTGGCGGCGCTCGATTCCATTCCGGAAGACCGCATCGGAAACTATCAACCCTATTGGGCAACACGTGCCCACCTTCTCGCCCTGCTAGATCGAGGACAGGAGGCTCGCGAAGGCTTTCAGCGTGCCGCCGCGCTTACCGACGACCAGGCCCTGCGCGAGCATCTCATGCAGCGGGCGGACAGCTGTTGGAAATAG
- a CDS encoding YciI family protein: MKYALLVHQSQEHFDRRDDGAALAAGRAYGEALMAAGIFVGGAGLGSPESTTTVTIRDGKRQVQDGPYAETKEFLAGFGIIDVPDLDTALEWAARHPAASFAHIEVRPLLGSHFATAPAKA; encoded by the coding sequence ATGAAATACGCCTTACTCGTCCACCAATCCCAGGAACACTTCGACCGCCGCGACGACGGAGCGGCACTCGCCGCCGGAAGAGCCTACGGCGAAGCCCTGATGGCTGCCGGCATCTTCGTCGGCGGTGCCGGGCTCGGCTCGCCGGAGAGCACCACCACCGTCACGATACGCGATGGCAAGCGGCAGGTCCAAGACGGCCCCTATGCCGAGACCAAGGAATTCCTCGCCGGCTTCGGCATTATTGATGTCCCGGACCTCGACACGGCCTTGGAATGGGCGGCACGGCATCCTGCCGCCTCCTTCGCGCACATCGAAGTCCGTCCCTTGCTCGGCTCGCATTTCGCCACTGCACCAGCGAAAGCCTGA